CGGCCTGGCCTGGCAGCGTTTGCCCGCGTTTTTTAGGCATCTCTACATGTCCTGAAGTGGATCCGGTGCGCTCGTGCCTAGCCGTGCTCATAGCGATACGGTGGGGCGGCGGCCGGGCGGGGCGCGGTCTCCTATTATCCGTCGGGAGAAAGCACAAGCAAACATTACGCCACAGCGATATGACGACGGCTGCAGCCTGGATTGCCGGAGCGGGTCCGCGACTTGCTACTCATGCTTAAAGCCCAAAACCGAGAACTTCATGAAGCGTCGCGACATCGTCGTGATCGCCGCATCGAGCGGCGGGTTCCACGTACTGCGAACGCTGGCTGAACGGCTGCCTGCCGATTTGCCGGCCGTCGTTTCCATCGTAATGCACATCGGCCGGCACGCAAGCGTGCTGCCGGAACTGTTGTCCCGCTGGGGGCCATTGCCGGCCCGCTTTGCAGCCCACGAAGAGGCGGCCGAGAACGGCCGCATCTACGTCGCGCCGCCCGACCGGCATCTGTTGATGGGCAAAGGACGATTTCAGTTGAGCGTATCGGCGGCGGAGAATTTCGCGCGTCCGGCAGCCGATCCGCTGTTTCGCTCGGCGGCGATGCACTTCGGCGAGCGCGTGATTGGCGTCGTGTTGAGCGGCGACCTTGACGACGGCGCCGCGGGGCTCGCGACGATCCGCGCGCACGGGGGTTACGGGATTGTCCAGGACCCGGCGAAAAGCGCGATGAAGTCGATGCCGCTTGCCGCGTTGCAGGCGGCGGGCGCCGATGCGATCGTCCCGCCCGACGATCTCGGCGCGGCGATCGTCGCGGCTGTGCAAGGCGCCGTGCGCGCGCCGGATTTCGTGGGCACCGCAGACCTGACTGCGTTGCGCACCGAGGCGGAGATCGGCTCCGGGGAGCGCGCGGGGCTGGACGAACTCGACCGAATCGCGGTACGGTCCGCGATAACCTGTCCGGAATGCGGCGGCGTGCTGTGGCGCATTCGCGATCCGCGGCCGCTTCGCTACCGTTGCCACACCGGCCACGCGTATTCGGTCCGCTCGCTCGACGAAGCGATCGCTCAACGCACCGAAGACGCGCTCTGGAAGGCCATCCGCGCGGTCAACGAACGCATGGTGTTCGCGCGCGAGCGGCGGCAGTGGGCGGTCAATAGCGGCGACCCGAAGGCAGCGTCGATCGAGGAGGCGCGTATCGACGAGGCGGAAACACTGGTCGAAGTGCTGCGCGCGTCGATTGCGCGAACCGGCGCGTCGCATGGACCGCAGCGCGCCGGCGACGATGTGGCGTGAACGCCACGCAGTGCGCACAATAGTTCGTGCAGTGGGCAGGGCGCGCGTCAATGCATGCATCAAACGGCGAGGGCGAGTTGGGAAAAATTCATATCTATCTGCTCGGCGCTCCCGATCCGCTTATGCCGGAGAAGGAGCTGATCCTCTTCGACAAGGCGGGCTACACGGTCGCGGTGAGCCGGCTCGCCATCGACGACCTGCCGGCCTACACGCCCGCTCACGAGCGGCCCGAACTGCAGAGCATGCTGAGGCGGCTTGTGCCGCGCGACACGCTTGTCGTGCTCGAACTGCCGGCGCTCGGCTGCAATGCGCGCGACATACTCGCGACGCTGATGCACTGCCGCAAGTCGAAGATCGTCGTCAAATGTGTCGAAGTCGGTCATAGCGACCTCGCCGGGCTCCCCGAGCCCGCGGCGGTCAGGACGCTGCGCGCGCTGGTGCGCCTCGATGCGGCTTGCCGTAGTTTGCGCAGCAGGGACAGTCTCGCGGCCGTTCGCGCCGCGGGCAAAACCACCGGCAGACCGCCGTCGCTGTCCGATCAGCAGCGTCAGCGCGTGCTGCAGTCGCTCGGCAAGGGGCAGTCGGTCAGCGAGGTCGCGCGCCGGTTCAACACGTCGCGCCAGACCGTCTTGCGGATCCGCTCGGATGGAGCGCGCGCCGCCGCCGGCGCAGCATGAAGCGGCGCGCATAGGGTGCGCACGCGGGTGTCCGAAAGCCATCCCTTAGGAACGCCCATTCGATCCGCCGTGCGCTTACGATGGATGGACGTGCTAAAGCCGCATCGACGCGGATGTTCCGCATTGCGACGAATGGCACGAGGGACGGAATATGACTACAAAAGAATGCACTCGCGCGATCGCTTCGCCTTGCGAAGACGACGCGCGAAAGCCACGCGCGCCTGTTACCGCTCATGTGAACGCTCATCTGACCGACTTCCCCGCGGCGGCACCGGCCGGCATAAGCGCCAAGGCTTGCCGCGAGTTCGAAGCGTCGCTCGCGAAACTGCAGGCGGTTACCGAACAGATGCAGCATACGGAAGACGCCGACGGCATCGATTCGATGGCTTTTGCGCGGGCGCTCGAAAGCTATCAGCGCGCAAGACTCGTCTGGCTATCGAACGAAATCATGCTGCGCAGCAGCGCGGTATGCATGCCGGTGCGTGTGCCGGCGCCTGAGCGCGTGCTTTCGCTTCACTGCGCCGAACCGGTCGCCGCGTCGTACGAGATTCTGCTGCGCATCAACGGCTATCCGGTCATGTCGCTCGATGAGCTGGGCGGGCTCGACGCGCTGCTCGATCATTTCGCGCCGCAGGCGGTGCTGCTCGATCTCGATGAACGCTTCGGCATGAAGTTCGCCTGCATCGTGCGTGCGCGGGAATGGCAACGGCAGCAGGACGGGTTGCGCGATATGCGGATTGTCGGGCTCGCGTCGCCGCGTCTCGCGCAGACGCACATTCCGCTGGTGGACATCATGATCGGCAAGCCCGCACAGCTCGGCGAGCTGGTCGATGCAATTCACGCTCATTACTAACGTGGGTCGCGCGCGCCGCCCGGTCCTCCGGGCGCGGATGTACGAAACCCTTGCGTTATGGACATGAAACGACCCTTTACGTTAGTGCAGGGCTCTCATAATCTGGCACGAGGCTTAATCTGGTTCCTATGCGGTGCTGCGGCCTGGGACATGCTCTCGTCCGCCTGTCCTCGCGGCATAGCTTTTGAGCGGCCTTCGCGGCACAGCTCCGAGGCGGCCCTATGCGGCCGCTCTTTTTTTGGCTGACGGGGATGAAGGGGATGAAAATCCTGTTTGTCGACGACGACGCCGATACCTCATGGACCTTTAGCGAGCTCGCGAAGCTCATGGGCCACGAGGCCGTGTCGGCCACCACCGGCGCGCAAGCCCTCGACGAAGCGCGCCGGCATTCGCCGGACCTGATCTTCCTCGATGTGTTGCTCGGCAAGGACGACGGACGCGAAGTCTGTGCGTTGCTGCGCTGCGAGCCGACGCTTTCGCGGTGCGCGATCTTCGCGGTCACAGGTCTTCCGCATGCCCACGCGATTTGCGATCCGAAGCTGTTCGACGGCGTGTTGCTCAAGCCGGTCACGATCCAGTTGCTGGAAGAGGCGATCAATCATCGGTCGGTGCTGCAGCCTGTGCAGACGCGCGAGCCGGAAGTGCGCTGAGGCTTGCCGTTTTCGTTGTGTTTTGTGCGTGGCTTAAGGTCGCCGCTTGGGTTCAGCCTGCAGCGTAACGATATTGACTATGCCTTGCCGCGCCATCTTGGCGTACGGGCAAATACGCTCCGTCGCGCGAACCAGTCGCTCGGCGATCTCGCAATCGACGCCCGGCAAATGAATTTTGATGTCGGCGGTCAGCGTGTACATGCCGTCGACGGGATCGCGTCCGAACGTCACTGACACATCGACGGCCATGTGCGGAAGCGCGATGTCGTTTTTCGCGGCGATCAGCGCTAACGCGCCATGAAAACAGGCCGCGTACCCGGCTGCGAAAAGCTGCTCGGGATTCGTGCCGCCGCCCGGGCCGCCCATTGCTTCGGGCATGCGCAAGTCCAGTTCGAGATGGCCATCGTCCGAGCGAACGATGCCGGACGCGCGTCCGTGATCGGTTTCGCCCCCCGTTGCGCGAACGTTGGCCGTATAAATCCCCTCAAACCCGGCGCCGAAATACTTGTCGAGCATCGTTAATGGGGGAGAAGTCAGCTTGGTCATGGTGTCGATCGGCTTTCCCGAACGGCGGCGCGCTGCGGTCTATGGAATGCCGCGTGCATGAATCGCCGTCGTCAAGGCCAAGCGTAGGCGCGTCGATCCGCATGTGGAAGGCGCGGGAAGGAACGCACGGTGTTGCTTTGAGGACAACAATGGGGGGCTGAGAAAGGCGGCGGCAAGCGCTGATGATCGGTAGAAAACGATCTGTAAGCATTCTGCGCGTTTCCGCGTGGGCCGATTGTTGTCGGCAAGGCAACATGATGAGCGCGCGTGCGGCGCTATAGCCGTTCGACATCCGTGTCTACGATTGGCCTCGCATCGTTGCGCATGCAACGTCTTTGCAGGCGCGCGACAGTTTATTTCGCGCCCGCCGCTTTTGCCTCGTGGCGGCAAATCACATCGTCGACATCGTCTTCTTCCACGGGTTCGCAAATAAAGAACCCCTGACCCTCGCTATCGGGCATGGTTCTAGCCCATGCGAACTGCTCTTCCGTTTCGAGCCCCGTCAATATGATTCGCTTGCCGTGGTTTTGCGCGAGGCGCACCAGCGTTTCCACCATGCGCTGCGATTCGCCATTCACTCCCACCTGCCTGATCAGCGAGCGATCGAACTTCACCGTATCGACGGGCAATTGCTGCAGCAGCGTAAGAGAGTTGAACCCGGATCCAAAGTCGTCGAGTGCGACGCGCACGCCGACTGCCTGAATAGCGTGTATGACATCGATAAGCCAGTCGAGCCGGTCGGGGTGCACGACGCCGGTGAGTTCGATTTCAAAGCGGCCCGGGCTCACGCCGAACGAAGCAAACAGTGCCTTAAGGCGGCCCGGTAGATCCTTCCGGCCGAGTTCCGCGGCCGACAGGTTGATCGCGAGAGACAGGTGCTCGCGGCCATCCATTTTCCATCGCACGAGCGTTTGTACCGCACGTGAAATCAGCAGATCCGTAAATCTTCCCGCGAGGGACGAGTCTTCGACGACGGTGATGAAGTACGCAGGCTCGAGGACGCCGCTCGCCGGGTGCTGCCATCTGATCAGGTATTCGAAGCCGGACAGCCGGTTTTCCTGCAATCTCAGCTTCGGCTGTAGCACGAAGAAAAACTCGTTTTGGCCCAAGCCTCGTTCCGCATCGCTGACCAGGGTGAATGTGTTTTGTATTGGCGAAGTTTGTCGCATTGGTGTTCCGCTTCATCTGATGCGGTTAAATTGCGCGGCGAACCGGGCATCGTCTCCTGGCACCCCGCACAGCGCGCGATTCTTTTCTATACAGAAGTCTATTTCTTGCAAGTCAAGGCGCGCATTTTGCAAAATTATTTTAATAATTCGCCGCACTCCAACGACAACCTGCGGGTGTTCCCTGGCAATCCGATGGAGGTTGCGCGGAAAGCACCGATTCGCAATTAACGCAAATAAACCGGAAAACAAGCATCGCAAGCGTTTGTCTAAAACGGTGCATACGATCCATTGGCTGGACGAAGCATTTTACATGGAAAATCGCCGAAAAAATCAATGTGGCCCGGCCGGATTTCTCCATCGACGCATGCAGTGGCCCATTCGTGACAATTGTTTACATTTGTAAGGTTCTGTATTCCGTATGGTACGTGCACTCGTCTAGACGACAGGGCGCGGCAAGTCATTTTTTCTGTTCGGCTCGGGAGGCGTATTGTGCCTGTAAGCATTGATCTTGAAAGGTTTTTGGGTGCTGGAGGTTCGCTGGGCCGTCGGGCGGTGAGTCTCGGGGACGACGCCCGGGAGGGCAGGCAACGCGCCGGTGACACGGATCTCGCTTATCATCCATGTCAAACAAAAGCAGGTGGTGCATTGCGACATGAATGATTTAACTTAAGACTTTAGAATATGTCCGCGATTTTAGAACGATGGAAAATTAAATTCGATATATTCTATTCTTACGTTTTCAGAATAAATGGCAATAGAACGGATAAAGAAAAGGCTATGGAATTTGCGGACAAAGGCAAGCAGGCCAGGCTCCGATTTTTCGCACGAACAGTCAGGCGCTTCTGCATCAGCATCAATCGTCTGGCGTCCGAATCTGAAGCGTGAATGCTTCTGGCTCGTGGCTGTGCTGATGCTGTTGTGCGGGTGCGTTACGTGGCTTCATCTGTTTCATTGGGTGGACCTTGCGTTTCTGGATACCACGTCGCGTATCGTGCACCGGGTATCGGCGAGCAGGACGGTTCATCCTGTCGGCCACGCATTGCAGCTGATGTTCAACGAAGGTGTCGTTCCGCTGCTATGCGTGCTGCTCTATCTGCTGAGCCCTCGCACCGGTCTTCTGATGTCCTTCATGTTTGCCGCGATGATGGTCGGCGGCTCGATGGCGATGTTGAAATACGAGCAACTGTTTCTGTCGCCTTGTGTGGGCATTTTTGCGTGTGCCGTCGCGTATCCGCTTTGGGCGTGGCGACGCCAGGAGGCGCTGCTCGGCTATCTGTCGATCGAAGCGGAAAAGGGTGCGAAAGAGCCGTCGCTGCCGGAAGAGCAGAGGCGCGTGAAATTCTTCGACGATCCGGTGGAGCGGCGCTTAAACGCAGCGGCGTCGCTGTTCGACCGGGTTCGGCGGCATCGAGAGTTCATTTCCGAATGGGTCGACAGCCTTCCCGAGGCGACACTCGTGACCAACGCGGCCGGAGACGTCATCCTCGCGAATGAGCGCGTCAGCGCGCTATGTCAGCGTTCCGAATTGCGTATCGCGGAGCGCAGTTCGGTGGCGGGCCGGCCGGTATCCGATGTGCTGTTCGAGATCACCGCATCGCACCGCGCAATCGAGTTCGCGTCGCAAGCGCGTGCGCTCTTTGCGCTCTGGTCCAGCGACGACGATCCGCCCGCTTATAACGAGTCGATGTTCGCGCAAGGCATCGAGATCACGAACGCGCGAAACGGGCGTTCGCTGCTGATCAAATGCGCGCAGATCAAGCCCTCCGAGGGACGCGATGGCGCGCTGATTTTCCATGTTGCCGACGTCTCGTCGGTGCGCATGGCCGAGCGTCAGCGCGATACGGCGCTAAGGTTCCTGTCGCATGACATGCGTTCGCCCCAGGCCGCGATTCTGGCGCTCGTCGAGCAGATGCAACTGGCGCCGCCGCGCTTTACCGCGAGAGAATTCGCGACACTGGTCGGCCAGTACGCGACCTCCGCGCTCAACCTGGCCGACGATTTCCTCTTTCTCGCGCGCGCCGAAAGCTTGCCGCCGAAATTGACCCAGGTTGATCCCGCGCTTGTGCTGGGGGACGCCATCGACGATCTGTGGCCCCAGGCCACGGCCAGATCGACGACGGTCAATCTCGCTGCGGAACCGGGTAAGAGCACCATCGCGGATGTTCAGCTCTTGCGCCGCGCGTTTGCGAATCTGATCGGCAATGCGATCAAGTTCAGCCCGCGCTATTCGACCGTCGATGTGCAATTGGCGGAATTGGACCGGCATCTGAAGATCTCGGTCATCGACCGTGGTGTCGGCATTCCCGAGCCTGAAAGAAAAGCGCTCTTTCAGGAATTCAGCCAGCTCGATGAAAAGTTCTCGAGGTCGGGGCACGGTTTAGGGCTCGCGTTCGTCAAGACTGTGGTCGACTCGCTTGGCGGCAAATTGCAGGTCGATTCGGCGCCCGGTCGCGGCACGACATTCATGGTTTTCTTGCCCAAATTGCTCAATGAGTTGAGCGATGAGCTAAACAACGGCTAGCCGGCTGCTCACTTTACGCCGCGTAACCGTTAATTGTGATGCGACGCGCATTGAATGCGAAAGCCCTTCATCAAGTAGTTCACAAAAGTTCAAACATATTTATAGTGTGTATCCTACGATCATTGCTTGTGTCGACATTGCCCGATGCGCAAACGTTTGCGCGATCGGCGAATGCTTGAACTGTATCCAGTCGGACATAAGAACGTCACAATGTACGGGGGCACACATGCGCATTCTGGTTGTCGAGGATGATCCCATTCAGGCGGAAGCCGTATCGACTGCGTTGAGTTCATTGAGCCACGTGGTCACGATTGTCGACGACGGCGAGCGGGCGGTTCGCTGTTTGCGATCCGAACCGATCGACGCGGTGGTCCTCGATTGGCACTTGCCGCGCATGAGCGGCATTGAAGTGCTGCATTGGATTCGCGCCCGCACGAACGTCCGCTATGGCGTGCTGTTTCTGACCAGCCGCGTTCACGAGGTCGATGTGGTCCGCGCGCTCGACGCGGGCGCCGACGATTACATGGTCAAGCCGTTTCGCGCCGAAGAACTCGCTGCACGCGTCAATGCCTTATTGCGGCGCGTTGCGCGCTCGGCTGCGCGCGACGAACAGATCAGGGCAGGCGATTACGTGCTCGATCCGATCGAGCGCACCGTGACATTGCGCGGCGGCAGGATCGAGTTGACCACCAAGGAGTTTCAGCTCGTCGCGGCGCTATTTACCAACCTCGGTAAGATTCTTTCGCGCGATCTGCTTGCAATGACCGCATGGGGCCGCGAGCTTAGCGTCGAATCGCGCTCGCTCGACACGCACATCTACCGGATCCGGCAAAAGCTCAAGCTCAGTCCTGAGAACGGCTTGCGCCTGTCTTCTATCTATACGCTCGGCTACCGGCTCGATCTCGCCAAAGCGCAGATCGAAAGCGAATCCTGCGCTTAAGCGCTTTCTGTTAAAGCATCGCATTCCACACTAAATAGAACAATCGGCCTCAATGAGGCCGAGGTATGCGCACGCCTGTCATCGCATGCAAGCGATGACGAATTCACGTTTTCCTAAAGTCTTTTCTGCTCATACCGTAAACATCTGGGTTTACGTTCCGGCCGTTGTTTTCGTCGATTTTAAGTTCCTAAATTATAGGAATCGAGTAACGATATTTGGGTTTACACATCCGGGTGATCGCTGCACAATGCGGAGCAATTGAGGTCGCGGTCTTACAAGCATCAAACAATACGAACACGGGGTTTGACACAGCAGCATCAGCGAGAAAGGGGAGGCCACCCATGCAGGCGCAGTCCAGATCCGAACCGTGGGCAAGAACGATCTTCCGCGTCACGAGCGGAAACTTTCTGGAGATGTACGACTTCTCCGTCTACGGCTTTTACGCGGTGTCCATTGCGCACGCACTGTTTCCGCGCGGTAACGAATTCGTTTCGCTGTTGCTGTCGCTCGCTACCTTCGGCGTCGGTTTTCTGATGCGGCCCATCGGCGCGCTCGTACTCGGCGGATATATCGATCGCAAAGGACGGCGCAAGGGTTTGTTGCTGACGCTCGGTCTCATGTCGATCGGCATGCTGATGATTACCTGCGTGCCCGGTTACTCGACGATCGGCATCGCGGCGCCGATCATCGTGGTGTGCGGACGCCTGTTGCAAGGCTTTTCCGCCGGCGCGGAACTGGGTGGAGTGTCGGTCTATCTCGCCGAGATCGCGCCGCCGAAGCGCCGCGGGTTCTTCGTCAGCTGGCAGTCTGCTAGCCAGCAACTGGCAGTTGTTTTCGCGGCCGTGCTCGGTGTTGCGCTTAGATGGCAGTTGTCGCCGGAGCAAATGGATTCGTGGGGCTGGCGCATTCCGTTCGTGATCGGCTGCCTGATCATTCCGGTGCTGTTCTCGATGCGCCGCCGTTTACGCGAGACCGAAGCATTCGAGGCGCGCAAAACGACGCCTTCGCCGCGGCAGATCGTTCAATCGCTGCGCGATCATCGCCGCACGATCGGCGGCGCGGTCATGCTGGTTACGATGACCGCGGTGATGTTCAACCTGATCACCGCCTATACGCCGACGTACGGGCAGAGCGTGCTGAAGCTGCCCGCGATGGATACGTTCCTCGTGACGATGGCAGTCGGCCTGACAAACTTCGCGATGCTACCGATTATCGGCGCGCTGTCCGACAAGATCGGCCGCCGCGCCGTGCTGACCGCATGTGCGGCGCTCGTTATCCTTACCGCTTATCCGGCGATGTACTGGCTCGTGCAGGCGCCGAGCTTCGCACGGCTGATGACTGTCGAAGTCTGGTATGCCCTGATCTACGGCTCGTATCAGGGCGGCATGGTCGTTGCGCTGACCGAGATCATGCCGGCCCATATTCGCAGCACCGGGTTTTCGTTAGTGTGGAGCGTTGCGCAGGCGGTGTTCGGCGGTTTCACACCGGTCATCTGCACGATGCTGATTCATGTGAGCGGAAACAACGCGGTGCCGGCGGTGTGGCTCAGTTGCGCGGCGGCGGTTGCACTGATTGCAACGTTCAGGATGTTTCCGAAAGCCGTGGAAGCGCACGATACGCCCGGCGTGAGCTTTGAAGAGGGGCTGTCGCAACATCATTCGTAAGTACTACGCGCGGTCGTTATGCGATTGCGCGCGCACCAGACGCTTATCGGCCACGATTGGCAAACTCGCTGATTTCCGTAGCCAATGCGGCGGTCGCGCTCGTGAGCGGATTGGGCGTGCTCGTGCGGTATAGCGCGACGAATTCGACAGGCTTGATATCGGGCGTGGTGTCGAGCACGGTCAGCATACCCGCTGCGATTTCCGCAGCGTACGAGCGGCGCGGAAGCAGACTCACGCCCAGCCCCGCCAGCGTCAGGTCGCCGAGCACGCGCACCGTATTGCACGAAATGACAGGTTTATATTCGGCGCCGCCTTCGCGGAACCAGCGCTCGATCACAGGCGCGTGATGCGATTGCGACGACAGGCCGAGAACCGGCCATCGCGCGAGATCGACCGGCGTCATACGTTCGGTCGGCACGTTAAGCGCGCTCGGGGCGATCCAGACGAATTCATCGTATCCGAGCGGAACCGATGAGGTGCCCGCTTCGTCGATCGGCCCCGTGACGATCGCGAGTTCGATTTCACCGTCGCGCAGTTTATCGACGAGCGCTGCCGTTAGCGCGATATCGAGCACGACCGTGACGCCCGGGTAGCGATCGCGTACCGCGGCCATCAGTTTCGGCAGCCACGTTTGCGCGACGAGGCCCACTACGCCCATTCTGATCGTGCCGGTCAGGGCCTGCGCATCGCCGATCTGATGTCGCACGCGTGCGGCCAGCGCGACGATTTCCTGGGCTGGTTTTAGCAGCTCCTGGCCCTTCGGCGTGAGCCGGGCACGATGCGACGAACGATCGAACAGAGTCACGCCGAGCGAACGTTCGAGTGCGCCGATGCGCGCGGAAATGGTCGACTGGGTTGCGGAGAGCGCGTCGGCGGCGCCCGCGAAACTACCCGTTTCGACAATGCGGATCAGGGTTTCGAGCTGTCGGATATCCATAGGCGGAAGGTGTGGAGTTCGTAGCGTTCATCGAGTTTTTCGATGTGGCCTGATCGAAATATATCGCTATTCGGCGGCACGCAAAAACCCTAGAGTTTCCATGCCGTACAGACAACTTCGTAGAGGAGCGGGTGGATGGACCAGAGGGTGAACCATAACGTGGCCCGCGGCGTGTCGATACTCGAAGAGGGGACCGCGCCGGGCAAAAAGGACATCAGAACGACGCCGTTTAACGGCCCGATCGCATGGACCGGCGAAAGCCTCGATCCGAACGACGGCATGATCGGCATCGACGCCGAATGCCTGCGCGAACTCGACGGGCTCGTCGAGATCTTGAATGCGAATCCGATGCAGACCGCGCTGCTCGACGCGGCGGAATTCGATCTGCCGGCGTGCCGGCGGATGATGCAGCACGCGAAGGAGACGCTCGAAGCGGGCCCCGGCTTCGTGATTATCGACAAGCTGCCGGTGAAAGAATACGGCGTACAGGCATCGCAAGCCGTGTACTGGATTCTGTCGCAGCTCGTTGCAAGGCCGGTTGCGCAGAGCTGGGACGGCAAGATGATCTACGACGTGACCGATCTTGGCAAGCCGCCTGGCAATGGCGTGCGCCCCGATATTACGAATGCCGAACAGAATTTCC
The genomic region above belongs to Paraburkholderia edwinii and contains:
- a CDS encoding helix-turn-helix domain-containing protein, which translates into the protein MHASNGEGELGKIHIYLLGAPDPLMPEKELILFDKAGYTVAVSRLAIDDLPAYTPAHERPELQSMLRRLVPRDTLVVLELPALGCNARDILATLMHCRKSKIVVKCVEVGHSDLAGLPEPAAVRTLRALVRLDAACRSLRSRDSLAAVRAAGKTTGRPPSLSDQQRQRVLQSLGKGQSVSEVARRFNTSRQTVLRIRSDGARAAAGAA
- a CDS encoding response regulator transcription factor, with the protein product MRILVVEDDPIQAEAVSTALSSLSHVVTIVDDGERAVRCLRSEPIDAVVLDWHLPRMSGIEVLHWIRARTNVRYGVLFLTSRVHEVDVVRALDAGADDYMVKPFRAEELAARVNALLRRVARSAARDEQIRAGDYVLDPIERTVTLRGGRIELTTKEFQLVAALFTNLGKILSRDLLAMTAWGRELSVESRSLDTHIYRIRQKLKLSPENGLRLSSIYTLGYRLDLAKAQIESESCA
- a CDS encoding Ohr family peroxiredoxin, producing MTKLTSPPLTMLDKYFGAGFEGIYTANVRATGGETDHGRASGIVRSDDGHLELDLRMPEAMGGPGGGTNPEQLFAAGYAACFHGALALIAAKNDIALPHMAVDVSVTFGRDPVDGMYTLTADIKIHLPGVDCEIAERLVRATERICPYAKMARQGIVNIVTLQAEPKRRP
- a CDS encoding MFS transporter; this encodes MQAQSRSEPWARTIFRVTSGNFLEMYDFSVYGFYAVSIAHALFPRGNEFVSLLLSLATFGVGFLMRPIGALVLGGYIDRKGRRKGLLLTLGLMSIGMLMITCVPGYSTIGIAAPIIVVCGRLLQGFSAGAELGGVSVYLAEIAPPKRRGFFVSWQSASQQLAVVFAAVLGVALRWQLSPEQMDSWGWRIPFVIGCLIIPVLFSMRRRLRETEAFEARKTTPSPRQIVQSLRDHRRTIGGAVMLVTMTAVMFNLITAYTPTYGQSVLKLPAMDTFLVTMAVGLTNFAMLPIIGALSDKIGRRAVLTACAALVILTAYPAMYWLVQAPSFARLMTVEVWYALIYGSYQGGMVVALTEIMPAHIRSTGFSLVWSVAQAVFGGFTPVICTMLIHVSGNNAVPAVWLSCAAAVALIATFRMFPKAVEAHDTPGVSFEEGLSQHHS
- a CDS encoding EAL domain-containing protein — encoded protein: MLQPKLRLQENRLSGFEYLIRWQHPASGVLEPAYFITVVEDSSLAGRFTDLLISRAVQTLVRWKMDGREHLSLAINLSAAELGRKDLPGRLKALFASFGVSPGRFEIELTGVVHPDRLDWLIDVIHAIQAVGVRVALDDFGSGFNSLTLLQQLPVDTVKFDRSLIRQVGVNGESQRMVETLVRLAQNHGKRIILTGLETEEQFAWARTMPDSEGQGFFICEPVEEDDVDDVICRHEAKAAGAK
- a CDS encoding LysR family transcriptional regulator; the encoded protein is MDIRQLETLIRIVETGSFAGAADALSATQSTISARIGALERSLGVTLFDRSSHRARLTPKGQELLKPAQEIVALAARVRHQIGDAQALTGTIRMGVVGLVAQTWLPKLMAAVRDRYPGVTVVLDIALTAALVDKLRDGEIELAIVTGPIDEAGTSSVPLGYDEFVWIAPSALNVPTERMTPVDLARWPVLGLSSQSHHAPVIERWFREGGAEYKPVISCNTVRVLGDLTLAGLGVSLLPRRSYAAEIAAGMLTVLDTTPDIKPVEFVALYRTSTPNPLTSATAALATEISEFANRGR
- a CDS encoding chemotaxis protein CheB, which encodes MKRRDIVVIAASSGGFHVLRTLAERLPADLPAVVSIVMHIGRHASVLPELLSRWGPLPARFAAHEEAAENGRIYVAPPDRHLLMGKGRFQLSVSAAENFARPAADPLFRSAAMHFGERVIGVVLSGDLDDGAAGLATIRAHGGYGIVQDPAKSAMKSMPLAALQAAGADAIVPPDDLGAAIVAAVQGAVRAPDFVGTADLTALRTEAEIGSGERAGLDELDRIAVRSAITCPECGGVLWRIRDPRPLRYRCHTGHAYSVRSLDEAIAQRTEDALWKAIRAVNERMVFARERRQWAVNSGDPKAASIEEARIDEAETLVEVLRASIARTGASHGPQRAGDDVA
- a CDS encoding sensor histidine kinase, coding for MAVLMLLCGCVTWLHLFHWVDLAFLDTTSRIVHRVSASRTVHPVGHALQLMFNEGVVPLLCVLLYLLSPRTGLLMSFMFAAMMVGGSMAMLKYEQLFLSPCVGIFACAVAYPLWAWRRQEALLGYLSIEAEKGAKEPSLPEEQRRVKFFDDPVERRLNAAASLFDRVRRHREFISEWVDSLPEATLVTNAAGDVILANERVSALCQRSELRIAERSSVAGRPVSDVLFEITASHRAIEFASQARALFALWSSDDDPPAYNESMFAQGIEITNARNGRSLLIKCAQIKPSEGRDGALIFHVADVSSVRMAERQRDTALRFLSHDMRSPQAAILALVEQMQLAPPRFTAREFATLVGQYATSALNLADDFLFLARAESLPPKLTQVDPALVLGDAIDDLWPQATARSTTVNLAAEPGKSTIADVQLLRRAFANLIGNAIKFSPRYSTVDVQLAELDRHLKISVIDRGVGIPEPERKALFQEFSQLDEKFSRSGHGLGLAFVKTVVDSLGGKLQVDSAPGRGTTFMVFLPKLLNELSDELNNG
- a CDS encoding response regulator, whose protein sequence is MKILFVDDDADTSWTFSELAKLMGHEAVSATTGAQALDEARRHSPDLIFLDVLLGKDDGREVCALLRCEPTLSRCAIFAVTGLPHAHAICDPKLFDGVLLKPVTIQLLEEAINHRSVLQPVQTREPEVR